Below is a genomic region from Oenanthe melanoleuca isolate GR-GAL-2019-014 linkage group LGE22, OMel1.0, whole genome shotgun sequence.
tggatcAGCATGGCCACAATGGCCAGGGAGGTGAGTGAGCACTGGGCAAGGCAGTGAGCCTGCACCTCAACACCACCTGTGAGAGCAAGGACTGGCTCACTCTggagagcctgaaggaaaactcgCTTCCAAATCTCTTCTGGCCGATGCTGACATCAATTTCCCCAAAGCCTTAATGTGCTCTGTGGACAGCAGAAGttctccttgctggggctgtcttTGGTGGCTGTCTGTAAAAGAGCTGCACCAAAGTTTGTCCATAGAAGCTTAACTGCTTCCctattttaggggattttttcagatttctgagaaGCCAAGCCCATCTCAGGAAGTTGCAGCATGGTTAAAGTGAtctccttcagctgagctgcagtcaTGTACatgtgcagctcctccagagcctgcagctggtgagACTTCCTGGGATAGACCTGGCTTTGGTCCTTCCCCCcagtctgcagctcttccaggacaCTTTTGGTGATGGCTTTGAAATACTTGGACAAGACGTGTCTGTGATCTCTcgttttcagcagctggagcaccccAGAATGGAGGTGAGCTGACAGGAGCTTCACAGTGACAGGGTTCAGACCAGGCTGAGGAATAGAGCGCAGCTCCAACGCCAGGAACCAGCTCTCCAGTGCAGGATGTCTGAAAATCAAGGTGAGTGCATCCTCCAGGGTCTGTAACAAACAGAGGTAACAGCATGACTGAATGGATAATCACAGTGCAgggtaaaaaataaactcattcaTCTGcctattttccacattttatcAGTTACAATTATTGAACATGAAACTGTCTACTAGCTGACCAGaggataaaaaatattaatgaattacaAGCACATAAATATCATTCTCTCAACATTTATGCTGTGGGATTTATGCTGTTATACTGAACACTCTGGACGTGTCTAAGCTCGTCTGCAGAGAAGAACTGAGTATTCTGGGGTTCATCAACACACTCTAATCTCCACAAATTCACAGAacagatgaaaggagaaaaaattccctCCTCAGGTACATAATTTTCAATAAGGCTTtacacagggctgaggggatgcattttttcctgaaaaggtGATCTGATTTGAGACTTCTCCTGACCGTGTTCCAGCTCAGGGGTGGGACTGTGGGTGATGCAGCTGGCTCACATCTCCAGACAGTAGTTTAGCAACCTCACGCTCTGCATTCCTAAGTTCCCCTCCAAGAGCTTGACAACAACTCTCTGATCAGCAAAACTATTCCCCAGAGAATCGGCCAAACCCAAGTTTACTAACATGTGCCTCTGTATGCAGGGATTTGGTACCTTGTCATTTGAAGACACTTCTGTCATCAGAGGCTCCTCATCCATGAAGAGATCCCATCAGCCTgatgctcctcctgcttctgctgctgctccagctttatTTCATTGTCCCGGCACAACAAGATGCTCAGCAGGTCCACACAGAGATCAACAAGCTGAGGACCCAAAGTTTTACCAAGCtatgaaaacaaagacatgttggaagtgaagaaaagaggaggatgGGAGCAGACAGGTAATTATACAGCAGGAATAGGAGTTAACTAAGAACTACTTAGATTACAACCTCTTCTGGGAGAAGGAACCACCTCCCTTAATAGGAACCTGATTCTAAGAGAAGTCTCAGGTTGCCAAATAAATAGTGATAGAATTTCATTTACACATCTATATATGTTcatttatacattatatatatgacATTTGGAGGTACACAGGCCAGTGAATTTTACTCTCTGCAAAGGCTTCCTGGGGAGACCCAGGAGCTGGATTAAAATCTCGAGGTTATTTGCACTCACACCGATCAGCAAGGTAACCCATGCAAAGTAAATCCAAAGCAAATCCTCAATAATAAGAACTGGCATTTGTTTACAAATTACATGCAGTTTTGTACGgtgctgtgcagcctcagagacaagcacagaaaaaagagCTACGGAACTGGAACCTAGGTTTGAACAGCTAAGTCATTTGTACCttctacatgaaaataaatcaaacataACCACAATATTATTACAATATTGCTCTTACCCTGCTGAAGTTCTCCACTGTGGATTTCAGGTATAACAGCACATGCTTTACTCCCAACAAAAGCTGGTCAGGTGGGAGCCAGGAAGCCAATTTTGTCTGAACACCACCTTCCAGTAGGGTATTGCTTCCTCTCTCATAGGCTCTCTTTAGCAAAGTGGTAAATGCAGAatccaggggcacagcaggttcTTTGCTCACCTCCTCgtgatttttaaactgtttaaagtgaaaaaaaaaaaatcataagagaaaaacagtgatgaatatgaaacaaaaatctcctcagCTCCCCATGTTTTgagatgagctctgagctgaacTCAGGTGGAGTGTAGTAGTGTTCACTGCTGGCCTTGGAGAAAAActcaccaaacccagcccagggggccTGTGATCCCCAACCCAGCCAGAGGCAACTGCAGGCACTCTGAACTGACACATATAATctgcacaagggaaaaaaaaggatgcaaagTAGCCACCTACTCATTAGAACTGATTACCTCTTCTAGATATAGAAAGCCATCCAcccaagttttcttcttttggcacACTCTGTCACAAATTATAACTGTGTTTGACAATGATCAAATGAGTgttgatgcctttttttctttcttttttttttttttttttcctctgaaatctcACCTAGGTGCtttatctttattaaaaaggaaagggctGTTTGTTCTAATTGTACTAGAAATAAATCAGGTGGTTGAAGAAATAAGTCAGGTGGTTGCACACCTTGTCTGGCTGTGGTGTCTCCCTTCAGCTCTAGGAATCACGCTTATCAAGGTGTCCTGTTTgcaacacaagcagaaaaaggtaCCAAAATTCATCTTGGAACTCATATTTATAGAAAGTGGctagattatttctttttaaagaatcaaaagataaaataacccaagtatatttttttttctgtaactttttctccctgcacacaATATAGCtgcacctcagagcagctccacattgCTTTCTCTGTACAGAACTGATGACACTTAGATTGTCTTCTCTAGCAGCTCCTATGACaattaaagctgaatttgtttcttggcctacacaaaaacaaaacaaaacaaaacaaaaaaaaaaaaaaaacaaccaaaagaaacaacaacacaccaaacaaacaaaacaacaacaacaacaaaacaaacaaacacaagcaacacaaaaatccccaaacatcctcaaaaaaagccccaaaaaatcccaaaaatattccccaaaatcccccaaaaacccaaaaataattcccctAAAGAATCCCCAAAAGTTACCAAAAATATCCatccaaaaaacacccaaaaccatGTGGAAGTGGCGGccaaatgtaaggaaaaaaaaaaaaaaaaaccaaaaaaacccccaaaaatacccaagaaaaaattcctaaaaaatcgccaaaaattaaaaataaaaaaaatcccaaagaaaatccccccaaaaattcccaaaaacccccaaaaaatcccaaataatcctgcaaaaaaaaaaaaaaaaaaaatcctcaaaaaaatccctacaaaaattccccaaaaatccacaaaaaattccccaaaaatatcccccaacaaaaaaaaaagaaaaaaaattccccaaaaaaatccaaaaatccccaaaaaaatcccaaaaaaatcccaaacattaccaaaaacccccaaaaattcgccaaaattaccaaaagtcTTCTcagaaaaccccccaaaaatcatctggagctggtggcaaaaggtaagaaaaaaaaccccaaaaaacccccaaaaattccccaaaaatatccccaaaaattgcaaaactcaaaaaaaaaaacacaaaaaaaaatccccccataaaatcccccaacattttaaaaaatatccccccccaaaaatcagctggagctggcagccataggggagaaagaacccaaaaaaactacccaaaaactccaaaaaaattcccaaaaaaaaccctaaaattaccaaaacccccccaaaaattcccaaaaaccccaaaaaaacacccaaaaaatccccataacCAGGCAgccaaagatgaaaaaaacccacaaaaacaccccaaaaatatcaccaaaaatccttaaaaaatatccccaaaaattccccaaaaaatatcaccaaaactaccaaaaatatcccaataaaaattcccaagaaattccaaaaacccctcaaaaatcccagaaaatccccaaaaaagtcccaaaaaaccctcaaaaaacccccaaaaatatccccataaatatcccccaaaattcccaaaaacccgaaaaaaattccctaaaatcccaaaacgattcccaaaaaatttcccccaaagtaccccaaaaatttccaaaaaaatcccaaaaattaccaaaaccccccACAAAATTACCaataatcctgaaaaaaatttcccaaaaaaatcccccaaaattaccaaaaatattccctcaaaaaactccaaaaattagCTGGACCAGGTGgccaaagtgagaaaaataccccaaaaaaccagccagaaacaccccaaaaatatccccaagaATTATTAAAAACGGCTCAAAATGATGCCCCTTTCACGCCACTGGTAGAAATGgcacaataccaaaaaaacctgtaCCTGTTCCGTTTTCAGACTGAAGCAACAGGATATTCCTGGCTTctagtgcagcagggaagggaaaggtttgggtAATCCCGTcttcatttaaagatttcttcatgaaagcCATCACTGCCCTCAACCGGGACATCCACCACAGCCAGGGCATctaaaataggaagaaaaaaaaaatctaagcagagGATCCAGActagcaggaaaaacagcagaggtAGAATGCACCACTCCGAGAATACAAGGCATCTTTTTAATTGATCACAAACTCCCTGGcagcgccggagcggcgggtTCGGGAGGCGCCGGGGCCGGTTCCCCTCAGCGCGGGGAAATCCCCGCACCGCCCTCCCGCGCACGGCCGGCGGCACGGGAGCCCCGGCAGCAGCccggagcagcagcggcagcgccgcgcgGCCCCAGCGCCCGCCCCGATGCCGCCGGGTGCCCGAGCCCCACACTCCGCCCGCCGAGGGAGCGGCGGCACCGCCGGCACCCGAACCGGAAGCGCTGTCACGTTAGCGCCCGCACGTCAGCGGCCCGGGCTCCGCCCACGGCCCCGCACGTCATCGGGTCGGCCCCCCCCGCATCACAGCCGCGGGCCCGCCCCCCTTGTCACAGTGACGGCCACGCCCCCGGAGTCCCAGCCGCGGATCCGCCCCTCGCATCACAGTCAAGGCCCCGCCCCTCGCGGCACAGCGATGGCCATGTTAATGCCTGCCGATCGactgctcggcgatcgactcgtgatgcctgccgatcgactgctcggcgatcgactagcgatgcctgccgatcgactgctcggcgatcgactagcgatgcctgccgatcgactgctcggcgatcgactagcgatgcctgccgatcgatcgctcGGCGATCGACTAGCGACGCCTGCCGATCGATCGTTCGGCGATCGACTAGCGACGCCTGCAGATCGAtcgctcggcgatcgactcgtgatgcctgccgatcgatctcTCTCGGCTCGATTGCTCAGGCCCAGAGCAATGCACCCTAAACCGATCCCCGCCCCTTGGGCTTTGTAACTGCCTGGGGTGTCACGTGGCCCCGTCCCCcgtttttaaaggggtttttggggtgttttggggggttttaaggTTGCTTTAGGgtattttgatgggattttttaaagtttttattggatttttaatttttttttttttaattttggggtttttttagggggttctgggggtttagcccagcgctgaccctgtccctcttcgttccatcccctgggacgctcccccggccccgcccctgccccgccccagccctggctgcgcacccgccgctaacgccgcctgtgggcacagcgcggtactgcagccgctgccgagcagctcccctctcccctcctcaccccgattgccgctgccaaaacccagcctaaggctgagctccctatcccctcaatctctgcaaggaatcggatttctcaatccggcagggcagcaatgctgttctcctcgccggagatccggattgcagcggcgcCCCCGCCTTCGCTgcccggatggagcggggagcggggggtgtgtgtgaatagaggggagggtgacgccgagttcgggctgcgagagcggccgcggctgcgagcgtgggaagggcggcagtgctgccgccttgtgggcacagcgcggtactgcagccgccgccgctccggcgccctggcagcgctgacgtcctgtgggcacagcgcggtgctgcgcgcgtgcccttccgatgatgggagcgagcgcgtgccgggacgctgccctgtaggactgccgccacgctgcggatgccgcttgcggcaggagcccggccgagacaagcatccccgcccgtgcctgccgccgctcgagcgtcggccggagctcttttcggcgtcgttgccggattcaggcaggcgaattagaaattgagatggtgaggggcgttacgggtaccacaacaaagatggcagccgggccggaagtggcctctgccagtagTAAAGATGGAAGCagagaagggcggaagtgacgtcttgccactctcaagatggcggctcggccggtactcgcctgaccttctatatatggcggcagaaagggcgggaaaatgAAGGACCCcagtgtgttttgggggctgcctgcgcGCGACGCCGACAGCGATCgccgcggcgcgattttctgcggcgtttccgagagtgcggacacgggctgtgggctcagcggcgccgcgggcgcgcgggagTAGGGCAGGCGCcgacaggcggctgcgggcaCACGCCTTTCTCTGCTTCGGGGTCCTGTcctgccgggggcggtaccgaaggcggtaccgggggcggtaccaagggcggaaccaggggcggtac
It encodes:
- the LOC130265921 gene encoding nucleolar pre-ribosomal-associated protein 1-like is translated as MDEEPLMTEVSSNDKTLEDALTLIFRHPALESWFLALELRSIPQPGLNPVTVKLLSAHLHSGVLQLLKTRDHRHVLSKYFKAITKSVLEELQTGGKDQSQVYPRKSHQLQALEELHMYMTAAQLKEITLTMLQLPEMGLASQKSEKIP